From the Labilibaculum sp. DW002 genome, one window contains:
- the sufC gene encoding Fe-S cluster assembly ATPase SufC, which translates to MGPNGAGKSTLASVLAGRELFEVTEGEVVFEQKDLLDLSPEARAKEGIFLGFQYPIEIPGVSTVNFMKTAVNEHRKYKGLEPLKAADFLKLMRDKKNLVEIDSKLTNRSVNEGFSGGEKKKNEIFQMAMLEPKLAVLDETDSGLDIDALRVVANGVNKLKNAENSTVVITHYQRLLDYIVPDVVHVLFDGRIVKTAGKELALELEEKGYDWIKEENGK; encoded by the coding sequence ATGGGCCCTAATGGCGCAGGTAAAAGTACATTGGCTTCAGTTTTGGCAGGACGCGAACTTTTTGAAGTTACAGAAGGTGAAGTAGTTTTTGAACAAAAAGATCTTTTAGATCTGTCTCCAGAAGCTCGTGCAAAAGAAGGTATCTTCTTAGGCTTCCAGTATCCAATTGAGATTCCAGGTGTTTCAACTGTTAACTTTATGAAGACAGCTGTAAACGAGCATCGCAAGTATAAAGGATTAGAGCCCTTAAAAGCTGCTGATTTCTTAAAGTTGATGCGAGACAAAAAAAATCTGGTAGAGATCGATTCGAAGCTGACTAATCGTTCAGTAAACGAAGGTTTCTCTGGTGGAGAGAAAAAGAAAAATGAAATTTTCCAAATGGCTATGCTTGAACCTAAGTTAGCTGTATTGGATGAGACTGATTCAGGTTTGGATATTGATGCACTTCGTGTTGTCGCCAATGGGGTTAACAAATTGAAGAATGCAGAGAATTCAACTGTTGTGATTACTCACTATCAGCGTTTGCTTGATTATATTGTACCTGATGTAGTTCACGTTTTATTCGATGGACGTATCGTAAAAACTGCCGGTAAAGAGTTAGCGCTTGAATTGGAAGAAAAAGGATACGACTGGATTAAGGAAGAAAACGGAAAATAG